One window of the Streptomyces sp. TS71-3 genome contains the following:
- a CDS encoding SDR family NAD(P)-dependent oxidoreductase yields the protein MNRDDMTRTFLITGAAGGLGGCLVEAALQAGHNVLATDLAADAVAVPDGSRERSRDRLRVREVDVTRAGSAREAVEYAVGEFGGLDVLVNSAGHRSVGSIEDMPEDEFRRNVEVNFFGAVAMVRAALPVMRPRRSGRIVNVSTIGGRRAQPGLGAYQASKWALGGFTEILAREVAPIGIRATLVEPGGIRTPWASAPMPVPDIHDEYDETVGVFARTYHDNPDVQRGDPARMARVILRVTAEPEPPTRLLLGSDAAWLAPRITEARAAEDAAWREVSVSTDLDGLGDFADTPVARMVRPATTG from the coding sequence ATGAACAGGGACGACATGACGAGGACCTTCCTGATCACCGGAGCCGCCGGTGGCCTCGGCGGGTGTCTGGTCGAGGCCGCTCTGCAGGCCGGGCACAACGTGCTGGCGACGGACCTGGCAGCCGATGCCGTGGCGGTGCCCGACGGGTCGCGTGAGCGGTCGCGTGACCGGCTGCGGGTCCGCGAGGTGGACGTGACCCGCGCCGGCTCCGCACGCGAAGCGGTGGAGTACGCGGTCGGCGAGTTCGGTGGCCTGGACGTGCTGGTGAACAGCGCCGGCCACCGCAGCGTCGGTTCCATCGAGGACATGCCGGAGGACGAGTTCCGCCGGAACGTCGAGGTCAACTTCTTCGGCGCGGTCGCCATGGTGCGGGCCGCCCTGCCGGTGATGCGCCCCCGGCGTTCCGGCCGGATCGTGAACGTCTCCACGATCGGCGGCAGACGGGCCCAGCCGGGACTCGGCGCCTACCAGGCGTCCAAGTGGGCGCTGGGCGGCTTCACCGAGATCCTCGCCCGCGAGGTCGCACCGATCGGCATCCGCGCCACGCTGGTCGAGCCCGGAGGCATCCGGACACCGTGGGCGAGCGCCCCCATGCCGGTCCCGGACATCCATGACGAGTACGACGAGACGGTCGGCGTCTTCGCCCGGACCTACCACGACAACCCGGACGTGCAGCGCGGCGATCCGGCACGGATGGCGCGCGTGATCCTCCGGGTCACCGCGGAACCGGAGCCTCCGACCCGGCTGCTGCTCGGCTCGGACGCGGCCTGGCTCGCGCCGCGGATCACCGAGGCCCGCGCGGCCGAGGACGCCGCCTGGCGCGAGGTCAGCGTCTCCACCGACCTCGACGGACTCGGCGACTTCGCGGACACACCGGTGGCCCGGATGGTCCGCCCCGCCACGACCGGCTGA
- a CDS encoding TetR/AcrR family transcriptional regulator has protein sequence MRADAARNLTAVLRTGARLLADDPSTSLSAIATAAGVDRTTVHRRFATREALLSAVFQAKLDSAERVLDEARLTEAPVAVALHRYVEGIIPVSREWPVDTRRMMQQDSGARVRRQEQSKRLDDFLQRAAGEGYLRPGAAPAWVRAVLDDLVDSVAHRFPDIEPPQAADLVVDTFLRGLGGN, from the coding sequence ATGAGAGCCGACGCCGCACGCAACCTCACCGCGGTCCTGCGCACCGGAGCCCGACTGCTCGCGGACGACCCGAGTACCTCGCTCTCGGCGATCGCCACCGCGGCGGGAGTGGACCGCACCACCGTCCACCGCCGCTTCGCCACGCGCGAGGCCCTGCTCAGCGCCGTCTTCCAGGCGAAGCTCGACTCCGCGGAACGGGTCCTCGACGAGGCGCGCCTCACGGAGGCACCGGTCGCCGTCGCCCTGCACCGCTACGTGGAGGGGATCATCCCCGTCAGCCGTGAGTGGCCGGTCGACACGCGCCGCATGATGCAGCAGGACTCCGGCGCCCGCGTCCGGCGCCAGGAGCAGAGCAAACGGCTGGACGACTTCCTCCAGCGCGCGGCCGGCGAGGGCTATCTGCGCCCCGGCGCCGCCCCGGCGTGGGTACGGGCCGTCCTCGACGACCTGGTGGACAGCGTCGCCCACCGGTTCCCCGACATCGAGCCCCCGCAGGCGGCCGACCTGGTCGTGGACACGTTCCTGCGCGGCCTCGGCGGGAACTGA
- a CDS encoding helix-turn-helix domain-containing protein, with protein MANTMWPAEMTSRHAGDFRAEMRLMEFGAPYVWPTSLQSMSFRRTPRLIRRSDPEYYHLQFLLQGNIGIVQAGRETVQGPGEMTVVDTSQPYECHILSHSVGVALEIPRVLVPVSRDLTQHLLTQPLPGQEGIGALLAGFLTRLAQDTTPYPPSDRARLGTVLIDLLSATLAHHLEATDALTPETRQHTLTLRIKEFVRQHLHEPDLSPGTIAAAHHISLSHLHRLFKSESITIAALIRRQRLEGARRDLSDPALATIPIHAIATRWGFRSHADFTRSYRTAYGITPREERQR; from the coding sequence ATGGCGAACACCATGTGGCCTGCGGAGATGACCAGCCGCCACGCCGGTGACTTTCGGGCCGAGATGCGTCTGATGGAGTTCGGCGCGCCCTACGTGTGGCCGACTTCGTTACAGTCGATGAGTTTCCGGCGTACACCGAGGCTGATCCGGAGATCGGATCCCGAATATTACCACCTGCAATTTTTACTACAGGGGAATATCGGCATTGTCCAGGCCGGTCGGGAGACCGTGCAGGGCCCCGGTGAGATGACCGTTGTCGACACCTCGCAGCCCTACGAATGCCATATTCTCAGCCACAGCGTAGGAGTGGCGCTCGAAATCCCCAGAGTTCTGGTGCCCGTGTCACGGGACCTGACACAACATCTGCTCACGCAACCGCTGCCCGGGCAGGAAGGCATCGGAGCCCTGCTCGCGGGGTTCCTCACCCGCCTCGCCCAGGACACCACCCCCTACCCGCCTTCTGACAGGGCCCGTTTGGGGACCGTCCTGATCGACCTGCTGTCCGCGACCCTGGCCCACCACCTGGAAGCCACCGACGCCCTCACCCCGGAGACGCGTCAGCACACGCTCACCCTGCGGATCAAGGAGTTCGTTCGCCAGCATCTGCACGAGCCCGACCTGAGTCCCGGAACGATCGCTGCCGCACATCACATATCCCTCAGCCACCTGCACCGTCTCTTCAAAAGCGAGAGCATCACGATCGCCGCCCTCATACGGCGCCAACGCCTCGAAGGCGCCCGTCGCGATCTCTCCGACCCCGCGCTGGCCACCATTCCCATCCATGCCATCGCCACCCGCTGGGGCTTCAGGAGCCACGCCGACTTCACCCGCTCCTACCGCACCGCATATGGCATCACCCCCCGAGAAGAACGGCAGCGTTGA
- a CDS encoding SH3 domain-containing protein, with product MLRYRRAFVVCALAAALSAAVEIPAVAVSADGHVSGTPVSDGRPTVVPADDWITVSPADDWATLSPAGAQTGSSTAACKLLRATTDVNIRSTPSTGAAVIGTVRKGATVCLSGKAVGGKYTACKKTSNVWATLSSRQKRLYYVATTCFVAAGKQKG from the coding sequence ATGCTGCGTTACCGGCGCGCCTTTGTCGTCTGTGCCCTTGCGGCCGCGCTGTCCGCCGCGGTGGAGATCCCGGCGGTGGCCGTTTCGGCCGATGGCCACGTCTCTGGAACACCCGTGAGCGACGGTAGGCCGACCGTCGTCCCGGCCGACGACTGGATTACCGTCAGCCCGGCCGACGACTGGGCCACCCTCAGCCCGGCCGGCGCCCAGACCGGATCATCGACGGCGGCGTGCAAACTCCTCCGGGCCACGACGGACGTGAACATCCGCTCGACGCCGTCGACAGGCGCGGCCGTCATCGGCACCGTCCGCAAGGGGGCAACCGTCTGCCTGAGCGGAAAGGCGGTCGGCGGCAAGTACACCGCGTGCAAGAAGACGAGCAACGTCTGGGCCACGCTTTCCAGCAGGCAGAAGCGTCTGTACTACGTCGCCACCACCTGCTTCGTCGCGGCGGGAAAGCAGAAGGGCTGA